The DNA window CAATCGGGAACATCTGCCTTTCATTCCTTCTCGTGATAACTGATCGCAACCAAATGCAGAAAACCAAGCTGAAACAAATCGATTATTCGGCGCTCGCCGAATTTCGGTACATCATCCGCTGCTTTCTCGAATTCAGCGAGAACGAGGCCCTGCGGATCGGGTTGACCGCAAGACAGCACCAGGCCCTCCTGGCTATCAAGGGGTACGGGCGAGGACAACCGATCACCGTCGGCGAACTGGCCGAACGGCTCAGGATTCGGCATCACAGCGCCGTGGAGTTGGCTACCCGGCTCAGCGACAACGGCCTTCTCGTCAAAGCGCAGGACGCAAAGGACCAGCGCCGCGTCCTGCTACAGCTGACGGACCAGGCTGAAGCCTATCTGGAGGCCTTGTCTGCAGCGCACCTTGATGAACTCTCACGCATAGAGCCGATGCTGCTACGGGTACTGCAGCGTGGTAACAGACCAGCGTCGTAACCAGCTCCCATCACAGGCCTCTCGCCGTCAATCTTAGAGGCCGAAACGGCAGATTATGTGTTGTCTGACGTGCCCACCACGCGGTCGGCGGGCAAATCCTCCATATTGGCGATCCGCTCGGCGCAGAGATCAGCAGCACCTGCCACCTGCTCTTCGAGGCCATCGATTGTGGCCCATCCACCCTCTTCGATGAGATTATCCCGATCCCATGAACTGGCCTCCTTGATATCGGCAAAGGTGGCCTCGGCATTTACCGACGAGACGAACCCGTCGACGCAAAGATTGGCAACCAGATTCTCCCGCGCATCTTCTTTCGCCTGCGCCGCCATCGACTCCGCTGTGCCCCCGGTCACCCAGCCACCGTAGGTGAATCCGACGATCATGGTGAGAACAACAGAGGCGATGCAGGACCATGCCCAAATAGCCTTCGAGGGGCGATACTCCTGCCAGCGCTGCGAAAAGGATGTTCCATTTGTCATCGAGCTTCCTCTCACTTTTTCACGAAACCTATCAGCCTGTCATCGCTTGAGAGTATCGTGCTACGATATGAATGTGAAGGGCGACCGTTCGAAACTGCGTTGACGCGTTAAGGAAACGTTTCCGTTACCCCGCGCAGCTATTGATCCCGCCGGAACGCTAAGAATCTGGATGGCTGAGCAAGCGGAGGCTGGGTGATAAAAGGACTGTGGCTGTCAGTGCTCTTTGTATCGATCCTGATTTCCGGATCACAAATCCGTGAAGGGCGCGCACAGGCAGCCAGATTGGGGAGCGAGACGGGGCTTGAACTGCCCCGCTACGTATCGCTTGGATCAAGCAGGGCACGCCTGCGCGCGGGTCCTGGAACGCAATACTCGATTGAATGGGTCTATGTGACGCCAGGCATACCGCTGGAGATCATTGCCGAATACGGCAACTGGCGCAAAGTGCGGGATTGGTCGAGTGCCCAGGGCTGGATGTACCATGCACTTTTGTCCGGACGCAGAACCGCTATTGTCGCGCCCTGGCAGACGGATCCCGTGCCGCTGAAGCATGAACCGTCGGACAAGGCAGCCACGACTGCCATATTAAGCCCCGGCGTGAAGGGGAGCCTGGAGAGATGCGACGGTAGCTGGTGCCGCATTTCGATCAAAGGCGATGCTTGGCATGGTTATGTGTCACAGGCAAAGCTCTGGGGGGTCTATCCCGGCGAAGCGCTGGAGTAGTTAAACAGATTTCACGTAACAAATTCTGCCATAGGAAGCAGCATGCCCGCCGACGCCGGTCGCCTGTCGAACCTCAAAACCTTTCTTCTATCTCGGCTGCGTGGCGAAGCGGCTCTGGCGACCGTATTCTGGCGTGATATGATGCTCGTCGGAACGATGATTAATGCGGCGGCAACATTGGCTGCGATGGCGCTGCTGGCTTCGGAAATCCCGATCATCGCAGCGCTTCTGATGTTCCTTGCGCCGCTCCCGTGGAACTTGTTTCTCTTTTTCTCCGTTTGGCGCAGCGCCGAGAGAGCGGAAGCTACGGCCGCATTGGCAGCTAAGGCCGGCGCGACCATATGGCTTGGCGCCGCGATATTGCTGTAGCCTCCGTGACCCGAGCATGGCATTCCAGTGTCTATCGAATTTCACAGTCAGGCATACACAAGCAACGGTCCTACTTGCTTGACTCAGGCGACGAGCGGAAATGGTGAGATCGGGTTGGCGCATCTCGCCCGATCGGCTTCGACTGCCGCAAAAGCCCGTCCGCTGGTGTTGGGATCACGCAGCACCCGTTCGATGAGCAGCGCGACGTCCGCGCGGCCAATGAAGCCATGCATTTCCGGATCGGCGGACAGGATTCCCTGTCCGGTGGCGAGTTGGGTGCGTAATCCTCCCGGGCGGACGATCGTGTAGGAAAGCCCGCTCGCCTTCAGGCGCTCTTCCGCGCGCGACTTCGCTTCCACCGCGTCACCGAAGGCAGCGCGGGCGCGCTCGGACATGAACGGCGCCATCTCGCCGCAGCCGATGGAGGTGACCAACACGAAGCGCCCAGCACGATGCTCGGCGGCCACCTCGATAACGTTGATGTTGCCGGCATCGTCCGCCCGCCGACCGTCCTCCGCCATTCCGCCGAGCGTGGAGACGACCTCCCGGACACCCGGCGGCGCGCTTGCGAGGGCGGCGCGGATATCGTCCTTCACGAACGCATCCCCGCGCACCACATGCGCCCCGAGCGCCTGGAGCGCGTGACGCCCCCCCTCTGAGCGCAACATGGCTGTCACCTGCACATTTTTCTCGCGCAGGACGCGCGCCAACTCGAAGCCGACGCCGCTGCTTGCACCGAAAATCAGGACGCTGCGCATGGTATCATCGCCCCGCGCCGTTCAAGCGGTTCTCCAGTTGTGTGAAGCGATCGATCTGGTCGGCCTTGAGCGCGCCCGCCTCGTTGCGGCCGACGAAGATCTTGAACATCGCCTCACCCTTGGCATTGAAGAACTGCACCGAGGCGGTCTCCTTGCCCATGAAGGGCCGGCGCAGGTAGATGATGGCCTTGCAGTTTTCCGCTCTGAGATGCCCGCTCACGGCGCCACCGCCCCGAAGGTTGTAGAAACCGTGCCCGACGCGTCCTTCCGGCAGCGGTCCGTGGGCCTCCATGATGACGTCCTTCGTATGCACGATGATGGTAACGTCCCCCCAGGAAGCGATATCCGTCAGGGCCTCGACGAAGTGTTCGCCGGAAACACGCTTCCACATCTCTTCCGGCAGGCTTTCGACTGCCGCCTGGAGCGAGACACCGTGCTCTTCGGCAAGTAACTCCAGAATGCCGTCCTGGTTTTCGGCAAGCCGTGCCTGCAGGGTAATCAGATCGTTGTTTGCTGTGCTCTCGGTCATGTTTGCGTACCTCGTGCTTGATGGTCGGTGGGAATGGAGAGTCCGGCCGCCTTGGCCAGAACGTCGTTGAAGGCGGTCACCAGATTGGCGTACCAGAAGCGCCCAGCCGTGGTGAGCAATGCCGCGGTGCCGTCGAAGGTGAGAAGGCCGGCTGCTTGCCACTGCTCGGCGAGCGGCTTAAGCAGCGTCGGCGCGTTGGACACCAATGGTGTCTCCAGCTGCGAAAGGTCGAGACGACCCACTTCGAACCCGGCGGTGACGAAATCGCGCGTGGGCTGCAGATCGTCTGCGATGCGCATGGCCTCTATCGGCTTACGCCCCTCGCCCAGAGAGCTCGTGTAGTGTTCCAGGCTGCCGGAGAGATTGTAGCTGTAGCGGTCGAGCGACCCGCCCGCGCCCGATCCGTAGGCGAGACAATCCGCCCCTTCCTTGATGAGCAGGTTGTAAAGATTGCGCTCGCGCGTCGTGCGCGCCCAGTGGCTGTTGCTGATCTGGCGCCAGCCCTGGGCGGCGAGAAACTCGACGCCTATCCGGTACATCGGCCCCAACTCGGGGAGCGCCACGGTATGGCCGAATTTGTTGCTGGCGATGGCCGCGTGAAGCGGTGTGCCGGGAAATATGCTGAGACCATAAAGATCCACGCCATCCGGCTCCAGCGCGGCCGCCATGCGCAGATCCTCGCGCCAGACTTCATGGGTTTGGCCCGGCAGCCCATAGATGAGGTCGAAGACCAGTGTGGCACTGTCCTTCTGCCTGATATCGTCGAGGAAGCGGATGACTTCCTCGCGGCTTGCCCGTCTGCCCTGGCGGCGACGCACCTCGGTGTCGAAGGTCTGCACACCGATGGAGAACCGGTTTGCGCCCGCCTCCAGACAAGCATCGATCTTTTCCGCGTCGAAGTGGATGATGCGCCCCTCGACGGTGATTTCGCAATCGGCCGCCAGCGGCAGGCAGCGGCGGATCGTGCCCAGGATGCGCGACAACTCATCGGCCGAAAGCGCGCTCGGCGTGCCGCCGCCGAGATAGACGGCGTGGACCGGCCGGCAACGAATTGCGGGCTCGCAAGCCTCGCGTTCGATCTCCTCGATAATGAGCGCCACATAGTCCGCCGCCGCCTCGGGACGATAGGCATTGCGGTAGAAGCCGCAAAACAGGCAATGATTGGCGCAGAACGGCACATGAACATAAGCAAGCCGCTTTCGCCGCGCACCCGCGCTTTCTGCCAGCAGCCCTTTCCACACCGCCGGCAGGTCCTCGGCCGGCAGCGGGCGCTTGTCTCGCCACGGCATGACCGGCGTCCGCCGGAAGAACGCGTCCCGAAGAGGATCGCCCCCGGTCTTGGCGAAATGACGGGAAATATCCACAACAGGTTTCATGGCCGCTCAGAACATCATCTTGAGCGTCGCCTCGATGCTGCGGCCGGTACCGGGCAGCTCGTCGAAGGAGGAGCGATACTCCTTGTTCGTCAGATTGTTGAGATGGACGGCGAACTGGACCCTGTCATCTTCGCCGAACGACCCACCGAAAGCGAAATTGAGCGTTCCCCAGCCCGGGAGCCTTTCGGTCTCGAGTCGGGAGGTGTCCGCGTTCAAAGAGGTTAGCTTGGTACCGGTTGCCGCCCGGACGAACAGGTCGGCCCAAATGTTGATGCCTTGCACCTCACCTTCGTATTTTACGCCCGCTCGGCCAGAAAGCTCGGGCGTGTTGCTGTTGTAGGTCGAGTAGGTGGGGAACTGTAGCTCCCGCCGCATCCAGGCACCGCTGACATAGGGCGTCAGCGATGTATTCGGCGCGGCGTATTCAGCCAGAAGCTCGACACCATATGTCGTTGCCGCATCGGCGTTCTTGTAAAGGTAGTCGGCGGCCGTCGCGCCGCCCGGGCATCCGGCCCCTGCCGTGCAGGGAACCGTCGTGACGTAGTTCTTGGCCTCCGTATAGAAGGCGGCCGCGTCGAGAACGATGCCATACGCATCATAGCGCGCGCCGGCCTCGAAGTTGCGCGAAGTCTCCGGCTCCAAGTCGGGATTGCCGTAGGTCAGCACTCCGCGGCCCGCCGTCGTGTTCGTGAAAAGCTGGAGCAGCGTCGGTGTGACATAGCCTTCGGAGTAGAGCGCACGCAGTGTTGTGTCCGGCAGGCCCGTGTAGGTGAGCCCCGCCGCGACGACGGCGCGGTCGTCGCTCCTCCCTTCATAGTCCGCCCGCGCGGGGTCGGTGGTGTCGTTCAGATCGGTCTCGATGTGGTAATAGCGAAGGCCGGTCGTCAGCTTGAAGTCCTCGGCGAAGGACCACTCGTTCTGGGCGAATGCGGACAACGTATGGATCGAGGCGTCATCCGCGCTCAACGAGGATGTGATGATCGGGAAGGGGCCGAACCCGGTGGTGACGGTGGTTGATGTCTTGTCCGTCACCAGATTGTCGGCCAGGTAGTTGAGGCCGACAATCGTATAGTGGTCGGGGTGGAATTCCAGATCGAGCTGCGCGGTGCCGCCCCAGTTGGTGATCCGGTCGTCGGATGTCGAGGTGACATCCACGGTCCTGCCGGGCAGCGGTGCCATGACCACCTGGTTTTCGAACAGCCGGTCGACCGTCTGATAGTACACGTCGAGATGGACGTTGCGCAGCACAGGGCCGAGGTCCTTCCCGTCGTAGTAAAGGCCAATCTTGCGGCGATCGCGTTGCGGCAGATCCACCCTGAAGTCGGTTATCGGGTATTCGAGATAGGAGGGGTCGGTCCAGCTTTCCGCCTCGAGCCGATGCTGCTCTGCCTTCAGCGCAACATAGTGGTTGCGGTCCTCGCCGAAGGCGTAACCCAGATGCAGGTACAGATTGTCGTTGCTGAAGGATGTCCCGTCGAGATAGCCGGTAGAGGTGTACTGCCCCTCGGGGACTTTGCGGTCCCCGTGGTCATCCAGCCCGCCCGAGAGCCTGTAGTCGAAGTCGCCGACGGTGCCGGACACCGCAGCCCAGCCCTGCCAGCCTTTCGAGCCGGAATAGTAGGTTCCGCCAAGCTCCACCTGGACCGGCTTGTCCGCCCCGCCCTTGGTGATGATGTTGACGACACCGCCGATCGCCCGCGCGCCATAGAGCACCGAAGCCGGACCGCGCACCACGTCGATGCGCTCCACATTGGCCGGATCGATCAGGATCGGCGTGCCGTAGGTGCTGTGGTCGGTGATTTCCTGTCCGTCGACGAGAATCGTGACGCGGGCCGAGGATTCGCCGCGGATGCGGATACGCTTCATGCCCGCAGCCGAGGCATCGACTACTTCAACGCCGGGAACGTCCCGCAGCATTTCTGCGATGCTTTCGGGCGCCTCGCGCTCAAGCTGCTCCTCATCGACAACCGTCACGGAAGCCGGATTGTCCTGCACCGAGACTTCCGTTCGTGTCCCAACGACCGTGATTCGTTCGAGCAAGGTCGCACCGTCCTGCGCATGTGCGATGCCGGTTGCGCAGGTCGCGGATGACAGCAGCAGGCCGATGGTGATGGTTTTCTTTACAGTCTGGCTTGAAGGGCTGTGCTCCTTCTGGCTGACGGTGTTTGCGTTTATCATGACCGTTCCTTTTCCAGACTTCCACATCGCGCGGAGAAGACCGGCGCAATGCGTCGATGCGAATGTTCTGTCCTTTCCTTTCGTGCTATTGGCCTTGCGGGATCATGTTTTGCGGCGATGTTGCGCAGTATCGAGCCAGGCCCGAAGCGGCACGTGCCTCGCACGCTTCGCCGCCGGAGACGTCCGGTTCCACCCAAGCATCCCGGTCATCGAAGGAAATGAAATAGTTGTAACGTTTCGGGTCTTCCTGGGCGTCGTGAGCAAAGGGCTCGAATCGCGCCTCGGATGCCCGGCAGACAAGCTCTTTGATGGTAATGTTCTGGTCCTCCAAGATTGCCTCGACAATCTTGGAGCGATCCTCGCACTCGTCGAGCGTATGCGTATTGACGAAGGCAGCCGACAGCCCGCCGTCTTCCAGCGCCATCAGGATGATCATCAGGAAACCGAGCTTCATTCCATCACCTCTTCGCTGCAGGAGGCCGCGAAAAGGCTTCTTGATTGCGCATTGCGATTCCCCCGCCACGGATATGTGTTGCGAATTGCTTGCATCTGCGGCGCTAACAAATACTGGACTGAAATAGTCATCTTTGTTCTAGCGCAAAGACGAAGCGAAAATGGCGTGGAAGCCGCTCAACATGACAATGTTCAATGAAGGCAGAAGATTAGGAATGAGGGAACGGATTCAAGATGCCAGCGGATGGGGCACCGGGCCCATATGCATCGCGGGCGATCGACTGCCGTCCCGTGTATTCTCAGACATTCGCGTCCAGCGAGCGGCAAGCGGATGACCCTTCGACTCGTCTGGATACTTGTGGGTGTTGCGGCGACCGCATGCGGCGTTGCGGGGGCCGTGTTACCGCTCCTGCCCACCACGCCCTTCCTGCTCGTTGCTGCCTACGCCTTCGCCCGCTCCTCGCCGCGCCTTCACGCATGGCTGCTTGGCCATCCGTATCTCGGCCCCCTCATCTCCAACTGGCAGCGGCATGGCAGCATCGATAACCGCATCAAACGTGCAGCGATCACGGTAATGATCGCAACCTTCACATTGTCCTGGCTGCTCGGCGTATCGGCCACGGTGCTTGCCATCCAGGCGGTCGTTCTGAGTGGAGCCGCTGCATTCGTACTGACGCGCCCGAGCGGATCCCGTGGACAAAACGACGACTAGCACTCGGTCGTCCGCCACTGTTTCGCGCCCATTGTTCGACGCCCTTTCTCAGGCGCGCCACCATGAGCACCTCTCGCCGTACAATCGAGACACTCTGTCGCAGCGCATCGAAAAAGCGATATGCGGGCACCGTTATTTGCTGCGGCGCAAAATACGATGTCTGCAGTGATGCATTCGTTGGTCGTCAAGCTAAGAACTAGCGATTGGAGACGACAATGCTCATCGCCGTCGAACCACCTGGCGTCGTGCGTGTCGAGCCCGGCACTTTCGCCTATCGGGTTGCCGGCGACTTCACCAGCGACGGTCGATCTGTCAATGCACCGCTTGTCAGAATGCGGATCGACTATCCCCTCACGATCATGAAGACACAGGTGAGCGCGGCGGATTTCGACCGTTGCGTCGCGGACGAAGCCTGCCAACCTCGGGATGCCGGGTCCGGGCGGCCCGACCTTCCGGCCGTGGGCGTAAGCTGGCTGGACGCTACCGCCTATGCCAGATGGCTGTCTGAGAAAACAGGATGGCACTGGCGCCTGCCCACCGATGAGGAATGGTCGTTCGCCGCCGGCTCTCGACTCAAGGACGATGTCCTTGTCGCCGACGCGACCGGCGGTTTTGCCGAGCGCTGGCTTGCAGAATACGATGAGGAAGCGCGTCGCAAGAGCCTGGGAGAGAAGGCGCCGCGCCCCTTCGGTTCCTTTGGTGCGAACGAGAACGGCCTTCTCGACATAGCCGGCAATGTCTGGGAATGGACGGACACCTGCTTCATTCGTCAGGCTCTCGATGAGAGAGGTACGCCCGAAGGCGCCCCGACCGTCAATTGCGGTGTGCATGTCGTGGCCGGCGAACACCGCAGCTATATCTCCGATTTCATCCGCGACGCGAGATCGGGCGGGTGCTCCGTCGGCACGCCGCCGGCCAATCTCGGTTTCAGGCTTGTGCGGGAGGGCCCAGACGAAAAGGGATCACTTCTTTCGCGTCTGCTCGCTCGCATCCGGGCAGGAACCGGCCGTCCTGGCTTTCGGCCCTGGCATGAGTGGCCGAGGGTCGAGTAGATCATGAACGTCTCGGAGACGCTGAGTTCCCTCGCTGGCTATAAGGGCGAGCTGATGGGGTTCCCGCACAATGACCTTGCGTCTTCCGCTCGCAACGAGGCCGCGTCCCTCCCAAGCGCTGAACGTGCGGCTCACCGTGTGGAGCGTCGTGCCCGTCATCTCGGCGAGATCCTGCCGGGAGAGCGGGAAGGCAAGTTCGATTCCCCTCGCTGTGCGTCTGCCGGCCTGCCGGATCAGACGCAAAACGGTTCGGGCGATGCGGTGCTCGGCATCTTCGGTGGAGAGCTCCGTGAGGCGCTGCTGCATTTCATGATAGCGCTGGCCCAGGATATTCAGCGCGTTCATGGCAACTACGGAGTGGCAGGCCATGATCTGCCGGATGGCGTTCCGAGACCAACCGATGAGATGGCTTTCCTTGACCGCCACGACGGTCGCCGGATGATACTGGTCGCCGCTCAGCACCGCATGGCCGGCAAGCCCGCCCGGTCCGAGATAACGCAGGATCAACTGGTGGCCGCAGGGTGTCGTTTGCGTGGTCCGCAGGTGCCCGCCAAGCACTATGTATAAGGTTGTCGCTTCATCGCCTTGATGAAAGATCGGTGCATGTTGAGTGGCGTGCACAGGGAAGCCGAGGGCCTGGATATCCTTAAGGACCTCGTACGGGACATCGTGAAAGAGTTCCGCCTGATTGAGGATATCGAGAGCTGAAAGACACTCCATCTATAACCCCGCCCGAGGTCCCTGCGCTGCGACAAGCAGGGTCCGGGATGCACATGACCACCAGCGCCGGGCGCGCTCTTTGTCCGGGGACAAAGACGCTGCTGAAAGGTTGGATAAGGTCTTGATGGTGCGGGCCGGGGCTGCGAAGCGTGCCGTGCTTCCGACAAGGCCGCGCGCCCGGACCAACTGAGCAGTCGATCCCGTCGGCATGCACGACACGATCGGCAACGAAGCAAGCAACCGTCCTGCCGGTGAAAATACACGATGTTGGACGTCAACAAATACGATCTCAACCGTCATCGCGAACCGGTCACCTTCAGGGACCAGGTGGCGACCGGCATTTCATGGGCGATGGGATCAACAGCAAACTTGCTGTTCGGGCGCCGCTATGGTGACCGCGCAGCGGTACTTGAAACGATTTCGGCCGTGCCGGGCATGGTGGCGGCAACGTTGCTGCATCTCAGGTGCCTGCGCCGTATGACCGATGACCGGGGCTGGGTCCGCGTGTTCATGGACGAAGCCGAGAACCAGCGCGCCCACCTCATGGCATTTGTCGCAATCCGGCGGCCAAGCAGCGTGGAGCGTTTGCTTATCGTCCTTGCCCAGGGTGCCTTCTACAACGCGTTCTTCCTGCTCTATCTACTTTCCCCACGAACGGCTCACCGGCTGGCCGGCTATCTCTCGGAAGCTGCGGTACGCGGCTACTCCCACTGCCTTGAGCGCCTCGAACGAGGCGAGCAGGAGGATGTTGCCGCCCCTGCCTCTGCCATTGCCTACTGGAACCTCGATCCGCAGGCGCGGCTTAGCGACGTGATCGTGGCCATGCGCGAGGACGAGGCGATCCATCGCGATATCAACCACGCCTTCGCCGACGCGCTTGCGGCAGGCAATCCCGTTCCGGATCGATCACGTACCGGAATGTGATCGACCTCAGCCAGATTCCCAAATCTCACCGACCTTGCGGCAGAGCAAAGTGAGGCCCCGGGCAGTCCGCTATGAGCAATTCGGCAAGGAGACCGGGGCGCTGGTGTGCTGAGGCCTGTTTAGATATGCGAGAATTCAGGGACGTGACGATGAGACCAAAGGTTGGCCTAGAAGAAGCTCGTGACGCCGAGTTCGCTCAGGCAAGGTTAGATCGGGCCTTAGGCCCAGACGACGACACGATGCTAAATCGATGCAGGAAGCGTCCCACTTTCTTTACCCAGAGCCGAGACAGTTAGATGACGCGTTTCGATCCCACTGCCCGCTTCCAGCAGGAACGGCTGCCGCGCTATACAAGCTATCCGACCGCCCCGCATTTCTCCGATGCGATATCGCAAGAGACCTACGGAAGATGGCTCGCCTTCATGCCAGGAGGTGTCAGCGGCTCGCTCTATGTGCACATTCCATTTTGCCGGTCGATGTGCTGGTACTGCGGGTGTCATACAACCATTACCAAGCATGATGCACCGATTGACGACTACCTCTCGATATTGACACGCGAGATCAATCTCGTAGCCGATCGCATCGGGCAGATCTTTCCGGTACGTCATGTCCATTTCGGAGGTGGTACCCCGACGATCATGGCGCCGGGATCGTTCGTCGAACTCGTCACACTCATTAGAAAGAGGTTTCCTTTTGCTGCGGACGCTGAAATCGCCGTCGAAATCGACCCACGCACGCTGAGCGACACAACGGTCTCGGCCCTCAGCGCAGCCGGCGTTACGCGAGCAAGCCTCGGTGTCCAAAGCCTGGATCCTGTGGTTCAGAGGGCAGTCAATCGCGTACAAGATCTCGACCAGATCGCTCGCGCGACTGAAGATCTGCGGAACGCAGGTATTTCCGGTGTGAATTTCGACCTCATTTATGGGCTGCCGCACCAAACCGTAGTGTCGTGTGTGGAGACAGTCCTGCAGTGTGTTGCGCTGCGCCCTGACCGATTCGCAGTGTTCGGCTACGCGCATGTTCCACAGTTCAAGAAACATCAGCGCAAGATCGATGAAGCCACACTTGCCGACAGTACGGGTCGCCTCGCGCAAGCGGAAGCAATCGCGGCTCTGTTGATGGAAGCGGGCTACAAGCGGATCGGCTTCGATCACTTCGCCCTACCCGACGATGCCATAACACGAGCGCAATCGAGCGGACGGCTCCGTCGGAATTTTCAAGGCTACACCACCGATCCAGGCGACGTTTTGATCGGCTTCGGGGCATCTGCGATCGGGCGACTCTCCCAAGGCTACGTGCAGAACGAAGTCGCACTGCCCCGCTATGCCGAGCGTATCGCCAGAGGCGAGCTCGCGACATCGAAGGGATACGCCCTGACAGCCGACGATCGCCTTCGGGCCGAAGTCATCGAACGCCTCATGTGCGACTTTCGCGTCGATGTGGACGAAGTGTGCCGGAAGCACGCCGTGCGACCCGACGTCTTGCTGCACGCGAATCAGCGGTTGTGCGATCTGGTCGCCGAGGGGCTCGTGGAGATCGACGGACCCATCATTTCCGTCTCTGAAGAGGCTTCCATTCTGGTGCGCAGCGTCGCATCGGCCTTCGACGCTTATCTCGGGTCGTCAAACAGACCCTACAGTCGTGCCGTGTGAACGGCAGCCGAACGTGGCTACTCCAGATGTGGCTTATCGGCCTGCTTCACGTCCGCAGCACTTCTTGAATTTCCGGCCGCTCCCGCAGGGGCAGGGCTCGTTTCGACCTGCCTGACTACCAATGGATTTGCCAGGTAAATATCGGTTTCGCCGCATCTCCATCACGTGAGCGGCGGGTTGACCCTGGCGTACCAGATTCGCCATTGTCAGCAGATATGGGCCGGCATGATCGAAGAAACGCCTGTAGGATGCGCAGAAATAATTGAGGTTTGGCTCGCCGTCGGGCGACTCGAGAAAGCGGTGCTTGGGACAGCCGCCATTGCAGGCGAAGCGGTATTTGCACGTCAGGCAGCAGCTCGGCAGGGTGTCCCGCTTGTCGTCGCCGAACCGGCGCTGCCCGGGAGATGCGGCAAGTACGTCGAGTGGCGTCTTAGCGATGTTGCCGAGCAGATGCTGCGGGTAGACATAGTGGTCGCAGGCATAGAGATCACCATTGTGCTCCAGGGCCATTTGCTGGCCGCAGGTCTCGGCAAAGATGCAGAGGCTGGATGGTCCGCCCATCCATAGGCCCAATTGCACGTCGAAGAGCTGCACGAAGATACGCCCGACATCTTGCGCGATCCATTCGTCGAAGACGCCGCAAAGAAATTCGCCGTAGGCTTTCGGCAGCACGCTCCAGGGCGTTACCCGTGCCCTTGCCGCGCCGTCGTCCTGCTCCGGCGGACCGGCGAGCATTCCGCCTTCCGCCGCCCGCTCGACCAGCGGAATGAACTGCATGAACTCGACGCCCATGTCTTTGAGAAAGCGGTACACCTCCTTCGGCCGGCGCGCGTTCTGCCGGTGCACGACCGTCAAGGTGTTGAATTCCACCTTCTGGTCACGCAGGAGTTCAAGGGCGGCGACGACCTTGTCGAATGTCGGCATATCGCGGCGATCGACCCTGTAGCGGTCATGCTGCTCCCGCGGGCCGTCGATGCTGATACCGACGAGAAAGTCATTCGCCTTGAAGAAGGCCGCCCAGTCCTCATCCAGCAAGGTGCCGTTCGTCTGTATCGCGTTCCGGACGACTTTCCCTTTCGGACAATACCTCTCTTCGAGGTCCACGACTTTCCGAAAGAACTCGATACCCAGCAGCGTCGGCTCGCCGCCCTGCCATGAAAACCAGATCTCCGGCATGTCCAGCCGGTTCTGGGAGGCTATGTAGTCCCTTATGAAGATCTCGAGCACATCGTCGCTCATCCGGAATTTTCGTGTATCCGGATAAAGCCGTTCCTTCTCGAGATAGTAGCAATACCGGCAGTCAAGATTGCAGCGCGGACCTCCGGGCTTGACCATGACGTGAAACGGCATCGGCGGATGGGGAGGGCTTCCTGGCAATGAGATCTGCCTGCCTCGTT is part of the Chelativorans sp. AA-79 genome and encodes:
- the hutX gene encoding heme utilization cystosolic carrier protein HutX codes for the protein MTESTANNDLITLQARLAENQDGILELLAEEHGVSLQAAVESLPEEMWKRVSGEHFVEALTDIASWGDVTIIVHTKDVIMEAHGPLPEGRVGHGFYNLRGGGAVSGHLRAENCKAIIYLRRPFMGKETASVQFFNAKGEAMFKIFVGRNEAGALKADQIDRFTQLENRLNGAGR
- the hutW gene encoding heme anaerobic degradation radical SAM methyltransferase ChuW/HutW, with amino-acid sequence MKPVVDISRHFAKTGGDPLRDAFFRRTPVMPWRDKRPLPAEDLPAVWKGLLAESAGARRKRLAYVHVPFCANHCLFCGFYRNAYRPEAAADYVALIIEEIEREACEPAIRCRPVHAVYLGGGTPSALSADELSRILGTIRRCLPLAADCEITVEGRIIHFDAEKIDACLEAGANRFSIGVQTFDTEVRRRQGRRASREEVIRFLDDIRQKDSATLVFDLIYGLPGQTHEVWREDLRMAAALEPDGVDLYGLSIFPGTPLHAAIASNKFGHTVALPELGPMYRIGVEFLAAQGWRQISNSHWARTTRERNLYNLLIKEGADCLAYGSGAGGSLDRYSYNLSGSLEHYTSSLGEGRKPIEAMRIADDLQPTRDFVTAGFEVGRLDLSQLETPLVSNAPTLLKPLAEQWQAAGLLTFDGTAALLTTAGRFWYANLVTAFNDVLAKAAGLSIPTDHQARGTQT
- a CDS encoding MarR family transcriptional regulator, which encodes MQKTKLKQIDYSALAEFRYIIRCFLEFSENEALRIGLTARQHQALLAIKGYGRGQPITVGELAERLRIRHHSAVELATRLSDNGLLVKAQDAKDQRRVLLQLTDQAEAYLEALSAAHLDELSRIEPMLLRVLQRGNRPAS
- a CDS encoding NAD(P)H-binding protein codes for the protein MRSVLIFGASSGVGFELARVLREKNVQVTAMLRSEGGRHALQALGAHVVRGDAFVKDDIRAALASAPPGVREVVSTLGGMAEDGRRADDAGNINVIEVAAEHRAGRFVLVTSIGCGEMAPFMSERARAAFGDAVEAKSRAEERLKASGLSYTIVRPGGLRTQLATGQGILSADPEMHGFIGRADVALLIERVLRDPNTSGRAFAAVEADRARCANPISPFPLVA
- a CDS encoding TonB-dependent receptor; the encoded protein is MINANTVSQKEHSPSSQTVKKTITIGLLLSSATCATGIAHAQDGATLLERITVVGTRTEVSVQDNPASVTVVDEEQLEREAPESIAEMLRDVPGVEVVDASAAGMKRIRIRGESSARVTILVDGQEITDHSTYGTPILIDPANVERIDVVRGPASVLYGARAIGGVVNIITKGGADKPVQVELGGTYYSGSKGWQGWAAVSGTVGDFDYRLSGGLDDHGDRKVPEGQYTSTGYLDGTSFSNDNLYLHLGYAFGEDRNHYVALKAEQHRLEAESWTDPSYLEYPITDFRVDLPQRDRRKIGLYYDGKDLGPVLRNVHLDVYYQTVDRLFENQVVMAPLPGRTVDVTSTSDDRITNWGGTAQLDLEFHPDHYTIVGLNYLADNLVTDKTSTTVTTGFGPFPIITSSLSADDASIHTLSAFAQNEWSFAEDFKLTTGLRYYHIETDLNDTTDPARADYEGRSDDRAVVAAGLTYTGLPDTTLRALYSEGYVTPTLLQLFTNTTAGRGVLTYGNPDLEPETSRNFEAGARYDAYGIVLDAAAFYTEAKNYVTTVPCTAGAGCPGGATAADYLYKNADAATTYGVELLAEYAAPNTSLTPYVSGAWMRRELQFPTYSTYNSNTPELSGRAGVKYEGEVQGINIWADLFVRAATGTKLTSLNADTSRLETERLPGWGTLNFAFGGSFGEDDRVQFAVHLNNLTNKEYRSSFDELPGTGRSIEATLKMMF
- a CDS encoding SH3 domain-containing protein, producing the protein MIKGLWLSVLFVSILISGSQIREGRAQAARLGSETGLELPRYVSLGSSRARLRAGPGTQYSIEWVYVTPGIPLEIIAEYGNWRKVRDWSSAQGWMYHALLSGRRTAIVAPWQTDPVPLKHEPSDKAATTAILSPGVKGSLERCDGSWCRISIKGDAWHGYVSQAKLWGVYPGEALE